One segment of Channa argus isolate prfri chromosome 17, Channa argus male v1.0, whole genome shotgun sequence DNA contains the following:
- the LOC137102302 gene encoding toll-like receptor 5 codes for MWTLAFLWAFAALNLQVSTCDPSCDLYELIVYCPSKNHYWVPALPSNITHLFLDRNYISEINSTSLQDYEDLEVLDLGGQNVNLVLRNNAFVRQRKLTRLVLDQLGYSLLLEPRAFAGLINVRNLSLAYCNLDDSILSGNYLEPLLSLTRLELSFNQITRLRPGLFFSNLQKFTELKLKLNKIQGLCEEDLVGFRGKTFTLMDMSSNKLLYLNDLDFDWKRCGNPFRDIAFNFLDISSNIFNNISTAKQFFKSIEGTQISHLKFSGTIGKDFSHDNLPDPDNSTFEGLVSSSLEILDLSKSFIFALKMAVFSHFKDVIIIDLSQNKINQINNDAFTGLQGHLRMLNLSSNLLGEIRSDTFMSLTDLRVLDLSNNHIGILGYKAFDNLPKLRALYLTGNSLRNLDFPSPLPNLELLLLGDNKLESLHKITEFGLNSIHIDVSDNRLKDLGNIFSLVTEGKRLQNLFYGGNLFKWCTPSPKMAAPYNNSLKVLDLHDSYLQGLWGLGKCLDLFDNFNNLLGLNISFNLLASLPQGIFRGLSRIIEIDLSFNALTHLQPGVFPVSLKHLDLSNNFLAAPDPMSFMSLTYLNLAENRFHCDCKLESFLIWLFKTDVIFLNFAEEMRCGFPAALHNLPLLDYNKIFEPCKDEVKSTNDLQLALFILSAILITTFILCGIVYARFRGQVFVFYKRIVSTVLEGPTPNPPVEESEYDAFLCFSNNDYRWVEAALLKKLDKHFSEKNVFRCCFEARDFLPGVDHLSNIRDAIWSSRKTLCIVSQEFLKDGWCLEAFTLAQGRMLEELTNVLIMMVVGKVPYYQLMKSPTVRSFVRRREYLTWPEDPQDLEWFYEHLTYHLIKDTQVKKLAEDQPKPVKGDVQNQHEGSVELEDIRTTAM; via the exons ATGTGGACCCTGGCTTTTCTGTGGGCTTTTGCTGCTTTAAATCTACAG gtttcCACATGCGACCCATCATGCGATTTGTACGAGCTTATTGTCTATTGCCCCTCTAAGAACCACTACTGGGTTCCTGCTCTACCTTCCAACATCACCCACCTCTTCCTGGACAGAAACTACATCAGTGAAATCAACAGCACCTCGCTCCAAGACTACGAGGACCTGGAAGTATTGGATCTTGGAGGGCAGAATGTGAACCTCGTCCTAAGGAACAATGCTTTCGTCAGGCAGAGAAAACTAACACGATTGGTTCTTGACCAGTTGGGTTATTCATTACTGCTTGAGCCGAGGGCATTTGCAGGACTCATCAATGTGCGAAACCTTTCTTTGGCGTATTGTAATTTGGACGACTCCATATTGTCGGGAAACTACCTGGAGCCACTGTTGTCCTTAACAAGGCTTGAGCTTTCTTTTAACCAAATAACAAGGCTCAGACCTGGATTGTTCTTTTCAAATCTCCAAAAGTTCACAGAGTTAAAACTTAAATTGAATAAGATTCAAGGATTATGTGAAGAGGATCTTGTTGGTTTCAGGGGGAAAACCTTCACACTTATGGACATGAGCTCTAACAAGTTACTATATTTGAATGATCTAGATTTTGACTGGAAAAGATGCGGGAATCCTTTTAGAGATATAGCCTTTAATTTCCTGGATATATCCagcaatatttttaataacattagcACAGCTAAGCAGTTTTTCAAATCAATAGAAGGGACTCAGATTAGTCATCTTAAATTTTCTGGAACCATTGGTAAAGACTTTTCTCATGACAACCTTCCTGATCCAGATAACAGCACATTCGAAGGCCTCGTGAGCAGTTCACTTGAAATATTAGATCTGTCTAAGAGCTTTATATTTGCTTTGAAGATGGCCGTCTTCAGTCACTTTAAGGACGTAATCATTATTGACCTTTCCCAAAACAAGATCAATCAGATTAACAACGATGCCTTCACTGGTCTTCAAGGACATCTACGAATGCTCAACCTGTCCTCCAACCTTCTGGGAGAAATACGTTCGGACACATTTATGAGTCTGACTGATCTTAGGGTGCTGGATTTGTCTAACAACCACATTGGCATATTGGGATACAAAGCCTTCGATAATCTACCCAAGTTACGAGCTTTATATCTGACGGGAAACTCGCTGCGAAACTTAGATTTTCCGTCACCTTTACCAAACTTAGAATTACTCCTTTTGGGTGACAACAAGTTGGAATCGTTACACAAAATCACCGAATTTGGTTTGAACAGCATCCATATAGATGTTAGTGACAACAGATTAAAAGACCTGGGGAACATTTTTTCCTTAGTGACTGAAGGCAAGCGTCTCCAGAATTTATTCTATGGCGGCAACCTCTTCAAGTGGTGCACGCCAAGTCCGAAGATGGCAGCGCCTTATAACAATAGTCTGAAAGTCTTGGATCTTCATGACAGTTACTTACAGGGACTTTGGGGACTGGGGAAATGTCTCGACCTGTTTGATAATTTCAATAATCTTCTAGGTCTAAATATAAGTTTCAACCTACTTGCAAGTCTGCCGCAGGGGATTTTCAGAGGGCTCAGCAGGATCATAGAGATCGACCTTTCATTTAATGCCTTGACCCACCTGCAGCCAGGTGTCTTTCCAGTCAGTCTGAAACATCTTGACCTCTCAAACAACTTCCTAGCTGCCCCGGATCCTATGAGTTTTATGTCGCTCACTTATCTCAACCTGGCCGAAAATCGTTTTCACTGCGACTGCAAACTGGAGAGCTTCCTGATCTGGCTGTTTAAAACAGATGTAATCTTTTTGAACTTTGCTGAAGAGATGAGGTGTGGGTTTCCAGCTGCTCTCCATAATCTTCCTCTGCTGGATTACAATAAGATCTTTGAGCCGTGCAAAGACGAGGTAAAATCCACGAATGATCTTCAGCTTGCTCTCTTCATACTCTCTGCCATCCTCATTACCACTTTCATTCTCTGTGGCATAGTTTATGCCCGTTTTCGGGGGCAGGTGTTCGTATTTTACAAAAGGATCGTCAGCACGGTTCTCGAGGGCCCGACACCGAACCCTCCCGTGGAAGAATCGGAGTATGACGCCTTCCTGTGCTTCAGCAACAATGACTATAGGTGGGTGGAGGCCGCTTTGCTAAAGAAGCTCGATAAACACTTTTCAGAGAAGAACGTGTTCCGCTGTTGTTTCGAGGCCAGAGACTTTCTGCCAGGTGTGGATCACCTTTCAAACATCAGAGATGCCATCTGGAGCAGCAGGAAGACTCTGTGCATTGTGTCCCAAGAGTTCCTCAAAG ACGGTTGGTGCTTGGAGGCGTTCACCTTGGCTCAGGGCCGGATGCTGGAGGAGCTGACGAACGTTTTGATTATGATGGTGGTAGGGAAG GTGCCTTACTACCAGCTGATGAAGTCTCCCACAGTCAGGTCTTTTGTCCGGAGGAGAGAGTACCTCACCTGGCCTGAGGACCCTCAGGATCTGGAGTGGTTTTATGAGCATCTCACGTATCATTTAATCAAAGACACCCAGGTGAAAAAGTTAGCAGAGGACCAACCTAAGCCAGTGAAGGGGGACGTCCAAAATCAACACGAGGGCAGTGTGGAGCTGGAGGACATCAGAACAACAGCCATGTGA
- the LOC137102304 gene encoding thrombomodulin-like, translating into MKDITGVCAVVLLFLMGRTGGMKPNSGFCIGHQCFALFHDPSDFPSARDTCRKEGGHLMTVRSTVSHDSLSMLLGTVAGRFWIGLHRPTGCPDAGAALRGFQWVTKDNVSDFFNWMPSLNGSCSSPRCVSVSKANDFKWTLEPCGEQAAGFLCEYGFSEPCTGLEFAQAKSVTYMTPMGFGGELLSYPPGSIAVTKPSGVKHVCESEHWLQGPWSCEIDKGGCEHKCVVNSKKVPSCSCPPGQTVNPLNKVNCEMATDDPCVALRCQHDCEQDGESHACVCDLGFILAEDNRTCNDLDECKDKRQCPGANFECNNTIGSFLCICKDGFQMLGTRCMDVDECVSAPCEHICTNSPGGYKCSCFAGSKVDPMSPSQCMLHCDKEECPAECDPNDDSQCNCPKGYISEERDEGVFCLDIDECESNYCDQGCLNTYGGYVCSCYSGYTLSGKSECVKDDSGNATAPNTTAPNTTTRPTSTTTTAAGPPTKPPMRGSGVSMGALVGIIVSTAFLIVLAVFLIYCILSHRGKKGGEAHGLEHMAMDTS; encoded by the coding sequence ATGAAGGACATTACCGGGGTGTGTGCTGTGGTGCTGCTTTTCCTGATGGGAAGAACCGGCGGGATGAAGCCGAATAGCGGATTCTGCATTGGGCACCAGTGTTTTGCCCTGTTCCATGACCCTAGCGATTTCCCAAGCGCTCGGGATACATGCAGAAAAGAAGGGGGTCACTTAATGACAGTGCGCTCCACTGTATCACATGATAGTCTTTCTATGTTGTTAGGAACCGTTGCGGGCCGGTTCTGGATCGGTTTACATCGGCCGACGGGTTGTCCAGACGCGGGCGCTGCGCTCAGAGGCTTCCAGTGGGTGACAAAAGACAACGTGAGTGACTTTTTCAACTGGATGCCAAGTTTGAACGGCAGCTGCTCGTCTCCTCGCTGCGTCTCAGTTTCCAAAGCGAACGACTTTAAATGGACTCTGGAGCCATGCGGCGAACAGGCGGCCGGGTTTCTCTGTGAGTACGGCTTCAGTGAGCCCTGCACAGGTCTCGAATTCGCACAGGCCAAGTCTGTCACCTACATGACCCCTATGGGGTTCGGGGGAGAGTTGCTGTCTTACCCCCCTGGAAGCATCGCAGTCACGAAGCCTTCTGGGGTGAAACACGTCTGCGAGTCCGAACACTGGCTGCAGGGGCCCTGGAGCTGCGAGATAGATAAAGGGGGGTGTGAACACAAGTGTGTAGTAAACTCCAAAAAAGTCCCCTCCTGCTCCTGTCCACCGGGACAAACCGTGAACCCTTTGAATAAAGTCAACTGCGAAATGGCCACAGACGACCCGTGTGTTGCCCTGCGGTGCCAGCACGACTGCGAGCAAGACGGAGAGTCCCACGCGTGCGTGTGTGACTTGGGCTTCATACTGGCGGAGGACAACAGGACGTGCAACGACTTGGACGAATGCAAGGACAAGCGGCAGTGTCCTGGGGCGAACTTCGAGTGCAACAACACCATAGGCAGCTTTCTGTGCATCTGCAAGGACGGGTTCCAAATGTTGGGCACTCGGTGCATGGACGTTGACGAGTGCGTGTCCGCTCCGTGTGAGCACATCTGCACCAACAGTCCTGGTGGCTACAAGTGCTCGTGTTTCGCTGGATCTAAAGTGGACCCAATGTCCCCGTCACAATGCATGCTCCACTGTGACAAGGAGGAATGCCCGGCGGAGTGCGACCCCAATGATGACTCCCAGTGTAACTGCCCTAAGGGTTACATATCGGAGGAAAGAGATGAAGGCGTGTTTTGCTTAGATATCGATGAGTGTGAATCTAATTATTGTGATCAAGGGTGTCTAAACACATATGGTGGCTACGTGTGCTCATGCTATTCGGGATATACACTATCTGGCAAGTCCGAGTGCGTAAAAGACGACAGCGGTAACGCCACAGCTCCAAACACCACAGCTCCAAACACCACCACGAGACCAACGTCCACCACGACCACAGCAGCAGGCCCCCCTACCAAGCCACCAATGAGGGGCTCAGGGGTGTCAATGGGGGCTCTGGTGGGGATAATTGTGTCTACTGCCTTTCTCATTGTGCTGGCTGTGTTTCTGATTTACTGCATCCTCAGCCACAGAGGGAAGAAGGGGGGCGAGGCTCACGGGTTGGAGCATATGGCCATGGACACTAGttaa
- the LOC137102305 gene encoding thrombomodulin-like — translation MVRTTRARLVAVLFLFGLEEAVLSQRGHCAEKQCFALFQESKDSSGALKRCQGRGGELSMSSLDRDLAGVLKGLSGRLWVGNPSGTTGKVCSSISVTMGGNLTLLTTPCSENLDGFLCQYQLKDPCSPLQAAAGAQMKYFADFEVYDSEAFPEGTIAVVKHVGAEYPDSKHLCFGKNWLKAPWNCEVLVGGCEHGCNHTSNTCFCPAKQTPHPNNITCSKDACADCAQGCQLEGDSYRCTCREGYRLAPDKKSCLDVNECEERKEVCKGEGKKCKNTLGGYVCECREELLLEDGVCVNNSICFHCEHMMCKKVKGVYECECKSGYRVSPKDPIKCEKHCTERDCLATCIPNPDVKKKDMEQCFCPDGYIKDVRNDTTFCTDIDECENMKPCDDHKCVNEFGGYRCLCNKGYYLKDKHTCLRSKEGDGLGSVASYPTQASLPLSEVPSYIKAGSALGITVFLGLCVALLYVLALNISKRCSTFDLSPFKNPDIDIFHLQHVTTDTYKRLSFDKQSKSDSQNH, via the coding sequence ATGGTTCGGACAACACGGGCTCGGCTCGTTGCTGTGCTTTTCCTCTTCGGGCTGGAGGAAGCGGTCCTCTCGCAGCGCGGACATTGCGCAGAAAAGCAATGCTTCGCGCTTTTCCAGGAATCCAAGGACTCTTCGGGCGCACTGAAACGCTGCCAAGGTCGGGGTGGAGAGTTATCTATGTCCAGCCTGGACCGAGATTTAGCCGGTGTGCTAAAGGGGCTCAGCGGCCGTCTGTGGGTGGGCAACCCCAGTGGGACCACAGGAAAAGTGTGCTCCTCCATCTCTGtgactatgggaggaaacctCACGCTGCTGACGACGCCGTGCAGTGAAAACCTGGACGGATTTCTTTGCCAGTACCAACTGAAAGACCCTTGCAGTCCCTTGCAGGCGGCCGCGGGCGCACAGATGAAGTACTTTGCTGATTTCGAGGTGTACGACTCAGAAGCGTTTCCCGAAGGAACCATCGCTGTAGTGAAACATGTTGGCGCTGAATATCCGGACTCGAAACATTTGTGTTTCGGGAAGAACTGGTTGAAAGCTCCCTGGAACTGTGAGGTGTTAGTGGGCGGCTGCGAGCACGGCTGCAATCACACGAGCAACACCTGCTTCTGTCCCGCAAAGCAAACTCCCCATCCCAACAACATCACCTGCAGCAAAGACGCGTGCGCCGACTGCGCGCAGGGGTGTCAGCTGGAGGGTGACTCCTACCGGTGCACCTGCAGGGAAGGCTACAGGCTGGCGCCGGACAAAAAGAGCTGTTTGGACGTGAATGAGTGTgaggagaggaaggaagtgTGCAAAGGTGAGGGGAAGAAGTGCAAGAACACCCTGGGAGGGTATGTGTGCGAGTGCAGAGAAGAATTATTATTAGAGGATGGAGTGTGTGTAAACAATTCAATCTGTTTCCACTGTGAGCACATGATGTGTAAAAAGGTTAAAGGGGTTTACGAATGTGAATGCAAGAGTGGGTACAGGGTGTCACCCAAAGATCCCATCAAGTGTGAGAAACACTGCACTGAGAGAGACTGTCTGGCTACATGCATCCCAAACCCTGATGTGAAGAAGAAGGACATGGAGCAGTGCTTCTGCCCTGATGGCTACATTAAAGACGTGAGGAACGATACCACCTTCTGCACTGACATCGATGAATGTGAGAATATGAAACCGTGTGATGATCACAAGTGTGTGAACGAATTCGGGGGTTATAGGTGTTTGTGTAATAAGGGGTACTACCTGAAAGATAAACACACGTGCCTACGAAGCAAAGAGGGTGATGGATTGGGCTCAGTTGCATCATACCCCACCCAAGCCAGCCTCCCCCTGTCCGAGGTGCCCTCTTACATCAAGGCTGGCAGCGCGCTGGGCATCACCGTGTTCCTGGGGCTGTGTGTGGCACTGCTGTATGTTTTGGCCCTAAACATATCTAAACGTTGCAGCACATTTGATCTGTCCCCCTTCAAAAATCcagacattgacattttccaTCTGCAGCACGTGACCACAGATACGTATAAAAGGTTGTCTTTCGATAAACAGTCTAAGAGCGACTCGCAAAACCACTGA